The sequence ttcaACAAACCCTCAACGTGCCAtgcttcacacacacaaagaataatAACAGCTGGGGTGCagagaacacacaaaaaaagacaaaagagaaaGAAGGACAGCGAGAGAAAGCCGGAGAGAAAGACGCACATGGTCAGAGGTCTCTGAAGGCTGTCTACAGAGGCCTCTGGTAATGAGCTGGTCTGTACTGAGCTCAAGCTGGAGCTTTGGAACAGAGCGAAACGTTTTCTTCTGTCCATACCTCGCAAAATCCTGGCGAGCCATACTGGGACCCAGACCTTTGAAAATGAGACACAAATGACCAGTGTGAGCCACGCTGAGCTTCACGCCAACGGGAGAACGATCCAGAACAAAAAAAGTGAAGTAATGACGCAGGTTTTAATAGACGCTTTCGTCAAAAAGAAAACGAGAGAGGGGGAAAGGAAAAAGAAGGGGTGAGTAGATGAGATAAATAAAAAGAGTGGAGGAGAAGAGAACCTTCTTCGTGGGTTGCAGGTGGGTCACTCTCTTCTTTGAACTCCTCCTTCACTTCGTCTTCAGATCCCACTTTACCTGCGCAAAGACAAAAATTGCTTTTAAGTACATCAGTCAAATCAAACGGATCAGCAGTAAATCACAAGATTACGAGCGGCTCACCTTCCTTGACTTCCTGTATGATCTCTTCAGGCAGCACAAAGCTCTTCTCCGAGTTTGGAAACGGGAGTATTTCTGATTCGTGCTGCAgcaataaaaagtaatttactgATTAGATTTCAGAAATATTGTAGAATCCGCTTTATTTATCCCTGTTGGAAATAACAGCAATAAAAGATGAGTAGTCAGCTCATAATTTGTGataataattaactttataaTATACCAATGATAACTTCTGATTATAAATGTAATCcctcaaaatatttcaaaagtagaacatttataataaatgcttCGGAAACTACAGTTAACAATTAATTGTCCTGACATATATTGGTATAATACCATATATTGATAGTACCATCATGAGAAATTATgcaatatttccattttaaataccAAATTTTCAATTAAGAGTTTTGAATCCCAcatataatacattacattattgTGACGAACAATGCATGCAGTGAATGCATATCCTAAAACAAATCTTCTCATCCCGAGTAAGCACGAGTTGAGTGGTCTTACCAGCGCCTGCATGTCGTACATGGTGCTCAGGTGATCCCAGATGACTTTAGAGGACACCTGCCTGCCGATGTTCTGACTGAACTTATCACGAATACAGATCATGTGGAAATGACGATTCACTCCTGAAAATATGAGACAGTTTCACAGAGACACGCTCCTTACAGCACAGAAAACACCTTTGTGTTGTTGTA is a genomic window of Carassius auratus strain Wakin chromosome 23, ASM336829v1, whole genome shotgun sequence containing:
- the LOC113041086 gene encoding MRG/MORF4L-binding protein-like isoform X3, which codes for MCLSSRNMGEAETVPSDDKQAETGICTAEDSIVWSQEVEVCLFHAMLGHKPVGVNRHFHMICIRDKFSQNIGRQVSSKVIWDHLSTMYDMQALHESEILPFPNSEKSFVLPEEIIQEVKEGKVGSEDEVKEEFKEESDPPATHEEGLGPSMARQDFARQQFLGEDVGEVGQRARERERAGGEGGLR